In Synergistaceae bacterium, a genomic segment contains:
- a CDS encoding calcium-translocating P-type ATPase, PMCA-type: MIEIKGLTDSEVHASRAQYGSNTLTELPRETLYQKFLSSLTDPMIIILLCALVIQLVLFFMGRAEWFEPVGILIAVLIASGVSSYTEYQQENKASALKAEQEAGETTKVIRNGSTHEIHVSEVVKDDIIYLQAGDKIPADGIIIDGAIKVDQSALNGETEEADKIPDSKNQSYDVKDLLNKFYAYRGTVVCSGEAYMKILVVGDKTLFGGLALEVQEETRKTPLQVKLGKLAQQISVFGYTGAAAIIIGILARTLITGNAPGDFYGWLRLLVDAITVAVTIVVCAVPEGLPMLTSMLMSFQSMQMAGDNVLVRKLNGLETAGSLNILFSDKTGTITEGKLSIAEIALPDSKVYDSLDKVPDSSIDDILIGAGVNNSARVGDNSVIGGNSTDRALMALFMSDSKLLDKIAKFERDIKESEAFNSDKKMSSVTLNDGRIYYKGAPEKIIPQCVNITSKTKLDKYINAQADRAMRLLAVAKDSDEGMQLICVLSIRDNVRKEAVEAIKRVRNAGIQVVMVTGDRKETAIAIAKEAGLITKPEEIAMTSAEMAEKSDSELKALLPNLRVISRALPSDKSRLVKIAQELNLVVGMTGDGVNDSPALKKADVGFAMGSGTEVAKEAGDITILDDNFKSIAKAILYGRTMFKSIRKFLVFQLTVNVAAVLICFLGPLFGQNVILTVIQLLLINLAMDTLAAIAFGSEPPREIYMNEKPIPRDENIITPTMFSEILTGAAYITFICLAVLFLPPVRKLFMSDDIIYLRTALFAVFMMSITFNGLGMASSKNCVFVMLFIFVLQYIFITFGGDVLNVHALTLDSWLNCFVLSFMIIPVRLLAKNPQIFTALYDKLHKE; encoded by the coding sequence ATGATCGAAATCAAGGGCTTAACTGACTCCGAAGTACACGCAAGCCGCGCTCAGTACGGTTCTAACACGTTGACGGAACTTCCGAGAGAGACACTCTATCAAAAATTTCTAAGCTCTCTCACCGATCCGATGATTATTATTTTATTGTGCGCACTCGTTATCCAGCTTGTATTATTCTTTATGGGACGTGCGGAATGGTTTGAGCCGGTCGGGATTCTAATCGCAGTCTTAATCGCGTCGGGAGTCTCTTCTTACACCGAATATCAGCAGGAAAATAAAGCCTCGGCACTCAAAGCAGAACAGGAAGCCGGAGAAACTACAAAAGTTATCCGCAATGGCAGCACTCATGAAATTCACGTCAGCGAAGTTGTCAAGGACGATATTATTTACTTGCAGGCAGGCGACAAAATCCCCGCAGACGGAATCATAATCGACGGTGCAATAAAAGTAGATCAATCCGCACTTAACGGCGAAACAGAAGAAGCTGACAAGATTCCAGACTCAAAGAATCAAAGCTATGACGTGAAAGACTTGCTAAATAAATTTTATGCTTATCGCGGCACAGTCGTATGTTCGGGCGAGGCTTATATGAAAATTTTAGTTGTCGGCGATAAAACTTTATTCGGCGGACTTGCTCTCGAAGTTCAGGAAGAAACACGCAAGACTCCTTTACAAGTCAAACTCGGCAAACTAGCGCAGCAAATTTCAGTTTTCGGCTATACAGGTGCAGCAGCAATTATAATCGGAATATTAGCAAGAACTCTCATAACCGGTAATGCACCCGGAGATTTTTACGGCTGGCTGAGACTTCTTGTTGACGCTATAACAGTAGCAGTTACTATTGTAGTGTGTGCCGTCCCTGAAGGTTTGCCCATGCTTACGTCAATGTTGATGTCGTTCCAGTCCATGCAGATGGCCGGCGATAATGTTTTAGTGCGCAAGTTGAACGGACTCGAGACTGCCGGAAGCCTAAATATTTTATTCAGCGACAAAACCGGAACTATTACAGAAGGAAAATTAAGCATCGCAGAAATTGCACTTCCTGACTCAAAAGTTTATGACTCTCTCGACAAAGTACCGGACTCAAGCATTGACGATATTTTAATCGGTGCAGGAGTCAATAACAGTGCAAGAGTCGGCGATAATTCAGTAATCGGCGGTAACAGCACGGATCGCGCTTTAATGGCGTTGTTCATGAGTGATAGTAAATTACTCGACAAAATTGCAAAGTTTGAACGCGACATAAAAGAGTCTGAAGCCTTCAACTCTGATAAAAAAATGTCAAGCGTTACCCTCAATGACGGCAGAATTTACTACAAAGGCGCACCCGAAAAAATTATCCCTCAATGCGTCAACATCACCAGCAAAACTAAGCTCGATAAATATATTAACGCTCAAGCAGACAGGGCAATGCGTTTATTAGCAGTCGCAAAGGATTCAGACGAGGGAATGCAGTTAATCTGTGTCTTGAGTATTCGCGATAATGTCCGCAAAGAAGCAGTCGAAGCCATTAAACGTGTGAGAAATGCCGGGATTCAAGTCGTTATGGTAACAGGAGACCGCAAAGAAACAGCTATAGCAATCGCAAAAGAGGCCGGATTAATCACTAAGCCAGAAGAAATTGCTATGACAAGTGCTGAAATGGCCGAGAAGAGCGACTCGGAATTAAAAGCGTTATTACCAAATTTGCGGGTTATCTCGCGTGCGTTACCTTCAGATAAGAGCAGACTCGTAAAAATTGCGCAGGAATTAAATTTAGTCGTCGGCATGACTGGAGACGGAGTAAATGACTCTCCTGCACTGAAAAAAGCTGATGTCGGCTTTGCAATGGGTTCGGGAACTGAAGTCGCAAAAGAAGCCGGAGATATTACAATTCTTGACGACAATTTTAAATCAATCGCTAAAGCAATTCTCTACGGGCGCACAATGTTCAAGAGTATTCGCAAATTTTTAGTATTCCAGTTGACTGTCAATGTCGCAGCGGTGTTAATATGTTTCTTGGGGCCGTTGTTCGGACAAAATGTAATCTTGACAGTTATTCAGTTATTATTAATTAATTTAGCAATGGACACTTTAGCGGCTATAGCGTTTGGGTCAGAACCTCCGAGAGAAATTTACATGAACGAGAAGCCCATACCAAGAGACGAAAATATTATCACGCCTACAATGTTCAGCGAAATTTTAACGGGAGCAGCTTATATTACGTTTATATGTCTTGCTGTGTTGTTCCTGCCTCCTGTCAGAAAATTATTTATGAGCGATGATATTATTTATTTGCGGACGGCATTATTTGCGGTGTTCATGATGTCAATTACGTTTAACGGGCTTGGGATGGCCTCGTCGAAAAATTGCGTGTTCGTGATGTTATTTATTTTCGTGCTGCAATATATATTTATTACGTTCGGCGGGGATGTCTTGAACGTTCATGCGCTGACTTTGGACTCATGGCTTAATTGCTTTGTGCTGTCGTTTATGATTATTCCTGTGAGATTACTGGCAAAGAATCCGCAGATTTTCACGGCTTTATATGACAAGCTGCACAAGGAGTAA
- a CDS encoding prepilin-type N-terminal cleavage/methylation domain-containing protein encodes MTNRRGFTLIELLIVLVIIGTLSAMMSITTTSANDNAKASAIIGNLITMKKAAIVDYLENGDKNWTDKDTLRKVVAEDINTTDDAIKNSSYSVLKVAGTAPATDTWYIVYAFSNTDSSAIKDNIAARAGTTGIYAATAADTVTDTIYTNVAANTHIAIKVR; translated from the coding sequence ATGACTAACCGCCGAGGTTTTACGCTCATTGAATTATTAATCGTGCTTGTTATTATCGGGACTCTTAGCGCTATGATGTCAATAACGACTACAAGTGCAAATGATAACGCAAAGGCTTCAGCAATTATCGGTAATCTTATAACTATGAAGAAAGCTGCAATAGTAGACTATCTGGAAAACGGCGATAAAAACTGGACAGATAAAGACACATTACGTAAAGTGGTTGCAGAGGATATTAACACAACTGACGACGCTATAAAAAATTCTAGTTACAGTGTATTGAAGGTCGCCGGTACTGCTCCTGCCACCGATACATGGTATATTGTTTATGCATTCTCAAACACTGACAGCAGCGCAATAAAAGATAACATAGCCGCTAGAGCCGGTACTACTGGAATTTATGCTGCTACTGCTGCCGATACTGTTACAGATACAATCTACACAAATGTTGCAGCTAACACACATATAGCTATAAAGGTTCGTTAA